TTTTCTTTTTCATTTTCTTCTCCTTTTTTTAGTTAATTTTATATATTTATTACACTTAAACGACTATAAACTGCTGCTAAATTATCCATTATACTGAGCAGAGCCTGAAAATACCTGTCCGCCGACATTTTCTAATTCCAATTTATAGCTTCCTGCTTTCAACGCCTTAATTTTTTTGGCAAACGGCAAAGTTATAAATGCTTTTGCTCCGAGAGGCATTTCAAGACTGAATTTATTAACTGTCATTTTATTAACGTAAATGTTGTGTATATCGGATTTTGGAAGTGATACAACTGCTTTATTGTTCCACAAATACACAGTCTTTCCGGCAGCATTAACTAATTTTACTTTCATAATATTAGCAAGAGCGCCGCCGCTTCCACCAATTCTATACGCAAGAAATTTAACGTTGTTAGATGTAATTTTTGCATTAGATACTGAAACTACGACCTTCGCTCCAAAATTATGTAATTTTCCCCAAACTCCGCCATCGAATAATTGATTTGAACCCATAGTCACTAATGTGCCGAAAACTGTAAACACTATTATCCATGTTACATATCCGTTTCCCCACAATGGACCGTTTCCAATTAATCTGTAGCCGAATGAATTAGCAAAATTCGGCCAGGCATTTCTGACTAAGTCGTCAAACGACCACGCACTGCCGACGAACAGTATTAGAAGTCCAATTACCATTTCTACCGAACCAACCTGCCATTCATCAAGGCATGTTGCGCCAAGCCATCCTGAACCGAACAGTATTCCAAAGGCTAAACAAACTGCGCCGAATGCGCCGAGTCTTGAAAACAATCCGAATATTAGCGATAGCCCGACTAAAAATTCAATTACCGTAAATATATCAAGAAACACAGCCAATGCGCCTGGATTTAATAACAATGTATGAATCAAACCATGCACACCCATAAATCCGCTTGCATGCGGAATAAAAGTATTAAACTTATGCCCCACCCATAATGGTGAATTAGGCTCTAATTTCCCTGCCGATAACACAACTCTTCGCCATGCAGCTGAAAAAAACATCCATCCGAGCGTAATTCTCAGAGGGATTGCGGCATAGGCTAAATAGCGGTAAAACGTACTGTCTTTAACATCAAAATTGTTTGCCATTTTCTTTACCCCATTTAATTACATTTATTACATTTGCTTAAATTACGCCGTTCAATAGATTGCTCCAGCATATTTAAGAATCCTAAATTTCTTTTTATAATTATTTCTTTTACAATCCTTGACTATTATTTGATAGTCAATAAACACAATTTACGCTCCTTAGTTAATCTGCAGATGTGTTTTATTTTAGCTTATAGTTAACATAGAAACACACCTGCAAACAAACAGTATTTTAATACGACTCTATCAAGGAGCTTTAAAACCGTATCTTTCAAATATTCTCAAGCTCGTTTTCGTTTTTAAGAAATTCAACCATTCTTTTGCAGCAACTTTATTTGGTGCGCCTTTTGTCATAGCTGCACCGTAAAGAGCTGTCGTATTCTGACTTGCAGGAATCTTAACTCCTGTTATAGGATTGCCTATCATTTCCTGGAACTTCACTTCGGAATACCAATTTACACCTGCATCAGATTTATGCTGCATAATTCTTATAGGTGTCTGACGATGATGAATATGCGTCAAATATACTCTTCCCGATTTTACTCCGTAATTATAAACAGCCTGCTCTAATTTTTTGCCGCCTGCTTTTATTAAAGACATCTTAATCTGTCTTGCAATTCCTTCCCATTCAGGATTCGGCATAGACAACTTTAATTTTGGATTCAAAAAGCTTTTTAAGCCGGTTATGTGGTATGGATTGCCTTTGTCGGTCATGATTTCAAGGTCGTTTGTAACATAGGTCACTTTTTTACCTACTGTCATGCCTATTTTATTAGTATAGTTTAATTTTTTTGCTCCTGCCATATAAACATCAGGTACAACATGCATTGTTAAATTGCCAAGCGTGATCGTATCACCATGTTTCCACATTCTGATTAAAATTCCAGGAGGAATAGTTATATAGAATACATGCTTAACATTTGGGTATTCTTTCAGAAACGCTTTAACTAAACGCGGAACAACAAAGAATATATTTCCGCCGATATAAAGCACCAAACTTGATTTCGGATGTAATGTAACAGTGGTAATATTTCCGTGATAATCAGGATTATTGTCGACTGTTATCGCATTGAACTTATATCCCTGATGAAGAGCCGGATCGCCTTGTTTGCACCATGGCGGAAATATCCTTCTAATCCCCATAGCAAACGAATTGTTAGACATCGTCATAGAAATTACAAAAACAAAAGCCATAACAACGCCCAAAAATCTGTAATGCTTTTTTGAACTTTCGTTCATAATTCTTGCCTCCTAAAGGTTAATTTGATTGTTTTGAATTAATTTTATATTGAAACGTAAACTGTATGCGAACTGTATATTATTTATTGCTGAATGTTGTACTTTTAATACAATATAATATAATTATCACTTAATGTTTTAAATGTCAATAAAAAAAATACTATTATAAAACTATTTTTTTTAATATTAATCTTTACATAAAAAATATAATATATGCTTATTATTATATAATAATATAACTATATATAAATTGCTAATAGTCAAATATAACAATATTTAACTTATTAATAATAAAAGAATTTTTAACCCAACCTCACTACTTTTATTATTTTAAAATTATAATTGATTAAATATTATTATATTATATTTTTTATTTTGGAGTCACCATAGACATTTTTATTGCCCCATAAATTTAATAATATCAACGCGTTGCTGATAATTATGGTGAAGTTGGGTTAATAAATGTAAGTTAAACATACGATAAAATAAATAGATATGCTATAAACTTTAGGATATTTTGTAATGCAGTTTAATTTGAAATTCCGGTACGTTTAATGCTGAGATATTATATATAAATATTCACAGGTTAAGGATATGGTACGCAGATTATGAAGGTTAAAAATGTATTAAATTTAAAAATACGGCAGACAGATTGTGAAGGTTAATAAATATTTATGTGGTGCCGAGGGCCGGAATCGAACCGGCACGGAACTAAGTTCCGAGGGATTTTAAGTCCCTTGCGTCTACCACTTCCGCCACCCCGGCAGTTTTAAGCAAAATAATTTCTTATAGACATGCAGAAATCTATTTTATTGCATCCGCGATTATTAAAAAGTCGCCTGCCAACAGCTAAAACAAAAATATAATATATATAAATTAGTATTAATCTTATGCTGCTTAGCTTTATCAAATAAATTTACGATCAAATAAATTTACGATAAAATATCTTTATAAGAAAATATTTATGCATATTAAACTGCATCAAAATAAAAATTAAAAAAAATATACTCTAATATTACAGTAAATCTTAATACATTGTCAATATTATTTTTTAACCTTAATCATGCAATAGAAAATATTTATGCATTTCTTTGCTCGGTTAAGCAAAATATAAGGAAAAGGTGTCAGATTTTATTTTTTTGCATATGAAATAGTTCAATTAACAAAGAAAATATTTGCAAAAAAATTAATCTGACATCTTTTCCGCAATTAATTGCTACTATCGAATTAATACATATACATATACTTACACGCATATGTAAAATATTTCTACTCTCAATAAATTTACCAGATATCTGTTTTCAAATATTGATCTATAGCATCGGCAGCATTCTTACCTGCTCCCATTGCAAGAATAACGGTTGCAGCGCCTGTAACTATGTCGCCGCCTGCGAATACCCCTTTCTTGGTCGTTTTTCCGGTCTTTTCATCAGCTATAATATATCCCCACTTATTTAAATCCATGCCTGGAGTGCTGGATGGCACAATCGGATTTACATTAGTTCCTATAGCAATAACCGCAGCGTCGATGTCGGCGACGAATTCCGACCCTTTAATAGGTATGGGTCTTCTGCGTCCGCTTTCATCAGGTTCGCCCAACTCCATTCTTTCGCATTCTACTTGCTTGAGGTTTTGTTTTTCGTCTCCGATAAATCTTATAGGATTTATCAGAAAGTCAAATTTAATTCCTTCCTGCTCGGCATGATGTATTTCTTCAAGTCTGGCTGTCATTTCATTGCGTGACCTTCTGTAAAATATTCTTGCATCGCTGTAACCCAATCTGAGTCCTGTTCTAACCGCATCCATAGCAGTATTGCCTGCTCCAAAAACTACCAATGTTTTACCGCATTTCATCGGCGTATCATACTCATTCATATTATATGCACGCATTAGATTTATTCTAGTAAGAAACTCATTGGCTGAATACACTCCGTTTAGTTCTTCTCCCGGAATATTTAAAAACTTAGGTGTACCTGCGCCAGTTCCGATAAAAACTGCGCTATAACCTTTTTCGTTTAACAATTCATCGACGGTTATTGTTTTGCCGATAACCACATTTGTAAATATTTCTACTCCATTATCCTTCAAAATCTGCACTTCCCTTAAAAGAATCGACTTAGGAAGCCTGAATTCGGGAACTCCATATATAAGAACGCCGCCTACCTCATGCAGCGCTTCAAATATTGACACACGATAACCTTTTTGCCGCAACTCTCCGGCTGCTGCCAGTCCGGATGGTCCCGCGCCTACTATTGCAATTTTTTTATCGTATAAATTTTTACCATTAGAAACATTATTTTTTTTGCCGTGTTCAGCCTCATAATCTGCCACAAATCTTTCTAAATTACCTATAGCAACTGAGGTTGAATCTTTTCTTTTCCCGACGGTACAAGCTTTTTCGCACTGGTCTTCCTGAGGACATACCCTGCCGCATATAGCAGGCAGCGAGCTTTTCTCTCTGATTTTTTTTGCTGCGCCA
This genomic stretch from Candidatus Acididesulfobacter guangdongensis harbors:
- the gltA gene encoding NADPH-dependent glutamate synthase: MENKNKEQIILNTKERLKIKRHDMPAQNPAKRVQNFKEVSVGYSIEEAIEEAKRCIDCKVPYCIQGCPVSIDIPAFIKLIEKGDFLGAAKKIREKSSLPAICGRVCPQEDQCEKACTVGKRKDSTSVAIGNLERFVADYEAEHGKKNNVSNGKNLYDKKIAIVGAGPSGLAAAGELRQKGYRVSIFEALHEVGGVLIYGVPEFRLPKSILLREVQILKDNGVEIFTNVVIGKTITVDELLNEKGYSAVFIGTGAGTPKFLNIPGEELNGVYSANEFLTRINLMRAYNMNEYDTPMKCGKTLVVFGAGNTAMDAVRTGLRLGYSDARIFYRRSRNEMTARLEEIHHAEQEGIKFDFLINPIRFIGDEKQNLKQVECERMELGEPDESGRRRPIPIKGSEFVADIDAAVIAIGTNVNPIVPSSTPGMDLNKWGYIIADEKTGKTTKKGVFAGGDIVTGAATVILAMGAGKNAADAIDQYLKTDIW
- a CDS encoding ABC transporter substrate-binding protein, coding for MNESSKKHYRFLGVVMAFVFVISMTMSNNSFAMGIRRIFPPWCKQGDPALHQGYKFNAITVDNNPDYHGNITTVTLHPKSSLVLYIGGNIFFVVPRLVKAFLKEYPNVKHVFYITIPPGILIRMWKHGDTITLGNLTMHVVPDVYMAGAKKLNYTNKIGMTVGKKVTYVTNDLEIMTDKGNPYHITGLKSFLNPKLKLSMPNPEWEGIARQIKMSLIKAGGKKLEQAVYNYGVKSGRVYLTHIHHRQTPIRIMQHKSDAGVNWYSEVKFQEMIGNPITGVKIPASQNTTALYGAAMTKGAPNKVAAKEWLNFLKTKTSLRIFERYGFKAP
- a CDS encoding TQO small subunit DoxD, translated to MANNFDVKDSTFYRYLAYAAIPLRITLGWMFFSAAWRRVVLSAGKLEPNSPLWVGHKFNTFIPHASGFMGVHGLIHTLLLNPGALAVFLDIFTVIEFLVGLSLIFGLFSRLGAFGAVCLAFGILFGSGWLGATCLDEWQVGSVEMVIGLLILFVGSAWSFDDLVRNAWPNFANSFGYRLIGNGPLWGNGYVTWIIVFTVFGTLVTMGSNQLFDGGVWGKLHNFGAKVVVSVSNAKITSNNVKFLAYRIGGSGGALANIMKVKLVNAAGKTVYLWNNKAVVSLPKSDIHNIYVNKMTVNKFSLEMPLGAKAFITLPFAKKIKALKAGSYKLELENVGGQVFSGSAQYNG